From the Methanocaldococcus fervens AG86 genome, the window TTTTTTCAACAAAAATGGTATTCCAGCACATATAACTCCAATTAAACCGCTCATAGCATGAACTGGACCTATAGCACAAACGTCATCAATCTTCAACTTCTCTTCAATAAATCTGTATGTAAATGGCTGCTGAATTCCTGCTAAAATACCAACTATAAATGCTCCAATTGGTGTAAATAAATCAGCCCCACTACAAACAGCTACTAAACCAGCACACATACCGTTAGCAGCATAAAGTGGGTCGTTTTTTGAGCTTAAAGCTCCTCCTATAATACCTCCAGCCAAAGCCATTGTTGTTGCTAAAGCTACACTTACCAATTCAACACCATCCTCTACACCAATGGCACTACCAATGTTAAATCCATACCACCCAAATGCTAAAATAAAAGCTCCCAAAACTGCTATTGGAATATTATGCCCAGGAATTGCTCGTGGTTTCCCATTGATGTATTTATCAATTCTCGGACCTAAAACATATGCTGCAATTAAACCAATTAATCCTCCAAATAAATGAACAGCTCCACTTCCAGCATAGTCGTGGAAGTTTATACCTAAATTTGCAAAACCACCGCCCCAAACTAAATGCTCCACCATTGGATACAAAATACCTCCGACAATTAAAGCTCCAATGAAATAAGGTAGAATTCTTATTCTTTCGGCAACTCCTCCTGATATAATTGTCACAGCAGCGGCATCGAACATAACCATCTTCATCCACCAGGCCCCTAAACTAACATCAAAATTTCCAGTTATTAAAGGAAATATATTGCTTAAACCATATGCAATTCCATAACCAATAAACAAATAACCAGTGAACACTGCCGCTAAATCCAATAACTTCAAGACACAATGATAGGCAACATTTTTAGCTCTAAATTGTCCAATTTCCAATGCAAGAAATCCTGCTTTCATGAAAAATATTAATGATGATGCCCATAAAAAGAAAAAGATATCTACACCCTCCATTCTTCCACTCATAATTATAAATACTTTATAAACATTATAGGAAATATATTACCTACTTCCTATAATGATATACAAAGATTATATAAATACTTTACGATAAATTAACTGTGTTTACCAAAGATGAAAGGCGATATTATGAAGAAAGTTGAAGCAGTTATAAGACCTGAGAAATTGGAAATTGTTAAAAAGGCTTTATCTGAAGCTGGATATATTGGAATGACTGTTAGTGAAGTCAAAGGTAGAGGAATTCAAGGGGGAATAGTTGAGAGATATAGGGGAAGGGAGTATGTTGTTGATTTAATTCCAAAAGTTAAGATTGAGATGGTTGTAAAAGAAGAGGACGTTGATAATGTCATTAACATTATCTGCGAAAATGCAAAAACAGGAAATCCAGGAGATGGGAAAATATTTGTTATTCCAATTGAAAGAGTTGTAAGGGTGAGAACTGGGGAAGAAAATGAGAAAGCAATATAATTTATTTTCATAATTATTTTCATAAACTTTAAAAATAGAAAAATACTTTAACTTAGCTATAAAAAACTTCTATACTTGGAGGGGCATTTATGGATGTTGAAGAAATGGAAAAAATGTTAAAGCCAAGAGGAGAAGTTTCAATAATTGGATGTGGAAGATTAGGGGTTAGGGTAACTTTTGATTTATTAGAAGTGCATAGAGGAGGAGTAGAAAAGGTTTATGTTTTTGATAATGCCAAAATAGAGGAAAATGATGTTGTTCATAGAAGATTAGGGGGAAAAGTTGGAGAATATAAGGTGGATTTCATAAAAAGATTTTTTGGTGATAGGGTTGAAGCATTTAGAGAAAACATAACCAAGGATAATCTTCATTTAATTAAAGGGGATGTGGCAATTATAGCTATAGCTGGTGGGGACACAATTCCAACAACGAGGGCTATTATAAACTACTGTAAAGAAAGAGGGATTAAAACAATAGGAACTAATGGAGTTTTTGGTATAGAGGAAAAAATAAAAGTTTGTGATGCTAAATATGCAAAAGGTCCGGCCAAGTTTTTAAATTTGGATGAAGAAGGGCATATAGTTGTAGGAACTGAGAAATTTATTAGAGATTTTGAACCAATAACACCATATACATTAGATGAGATTGCTAAAAGGATGGTTATTGAATGTTTAAGGATATTGTGGAAGAAGTATTACCAAAGTTAAAACCATAAAGTTTATATACTACCTCCATATAGTTTATGTATGCAGTTCATGGGCTTGAAAGAGCCGGGGTAGTCTAGGGGCTAGGCAGCGGACTGCAGATCCGCCTTACGTGGGTTCAAATCCCACCCCCGGCTCCATTTTTTTATATTTTTTATGAGTTTCTCTTTTTTATTGGGTTAAACTTCAAAAGTTAATGCCATATTTCTCCAACAATAATAAGGTATAAATATGACATAATCAAATTAATACTAAGCTTGTTTTATTGGTTTAAATTACACTCTTTGATGTGTGAGTTTTATATTAAAAAATTAATAAACACAAAGATAAATATTAAAATATAAGTAAAAAGCTTCGGAGAGGTGCAAAAATGGTAACTGTCTACGATGTTCCAGCTGATAAGTTAATTCAAAAGACAGCTGAAAAATTAAAGGAGATGAATATTGGCGTTCCTCCATGGGTAGATTTTGTCAAGACAGGAGTTAGCAGAGAGAGAAGACCACAGCAAGATGACTGGTGGTACATAAGGTGTGCATCAATTTTAAGAAAAATCTACATCTACGGCCCAGTTGGTGTTTCAAGGTTAAGAACTGCTTATGGGGGAAGAAAGAACAGAGGACACGCACCAGAACACTTCTACAAAGGTAGTGGAAACATCATTAGAAAAGCTTTACAAGAATTGGAAAAATTAGGATTAGTTGAAAGGACCCCAGAAGGAAGAGTTATCACACCAAAAGGAAGAAGTTTCTTAGATAACATTGCTAAAGAGGTCAGGGATGAAATTATTAACGAAATCCCTGCTCTTGCTAAGTACTAAGGGGATGCTAAATGGACCCTGAAGAAATTAAAAGAAGAAAGCTTCTTGAATTGCAAAAAAAGCTTGCTGAACAACAGCAACAAGAAGAAGCATTATTAGAAGCAAAAATGCAGAAGAGAGCTTTATTAAGGAAAATATTAACTCCAGAAGCGAGAGAGAGATTAGAAAGGATAAGATTGGCAAGACCTGAATTTGCTGAAGCTGTTGAGATACAGCTAATTCAGTTAGCTCAGCTCGGTAGATTACCAATTCCATTAAAAGATGATGAGTTCAAAGCATTGCTTGAGAGAATAGCTGCCATGACTAAGAAAAAGAGAGACATTAAAATCATTAGAAAGTGAAATTTATGGATGTTTATGTTCTCTTTAGTGGAGGGAAAGACAGCTCCCTCTCAGCAGTGATATTAAAAAAACTTGGATATAATCCCAATCTAATAACCATAAATTTTGGTGTCATTCCATCCTACAAATTGGCTGAAGAGACAGCTAAAATTTTAGGATTTAAGCATAAGATTATAACTCTTGATAGAAAAATTGTTGAAAAAGCTGCTGATATGGTTGTTGAGCATAAATATCCTTCACCAGCTATACAATACATTCATAAAACTGTCTTAGAAATTTTGGCTGATGAATACGATTTATTAGCTGATGGGACGAGGAGAGATGATAAAGTTCCAAAACTTAGTTATTCAGAAGTTCAAAGCTTAGAGATGAGGAAAAACATCCAATACATAACTCCTTTAATGGGCTTTGGTTACAAAACTTTAAGACACTTAGCAAACGAATTTTTTATATTGGAAGAGATAAAAAGTGGAACTAAGTTGAGCTCTGACTATGAGGCTGAGATTAGACACATACTTAAGGAGAGAGGAATAAATCCTGAAAAATATTTCCCTGAGCATAAACAAACGAGAGTAGTTGGCTTAAAAAAGAAAATTTAGGTGAGATGATGGGAAGTAACAAGCCATTAGGGAAAAAATTGAGGTTAGCTAAAGCATTAAAGCAGAACAGAAGAGTTCCATTGTTTGTTGTTGTTAAAACAAAAGGAAAAGTTAGATACCATCCAAAAATGAGATACTGGAGAAGAAGCAAGTTAAAAGCTTAATCTCTAAAATTTAATCGATAATTATTTATATATGAACATTAATTGGGGCTTTTAGCCCCAACTTAATGGACGAGTTTTGATGAAACCGAAGCGTTAGCTTCGGGCTATAAAATCCAAAGGATTTTATTCAACTTTTACTAAAAGTTTCGGAGGAAGAAATTAAAAGCTTAAAATCTATTTACTCTTTTATATAAAAAACCTCTCCCTTGTAGTTTTTTAGTTTTAGCTCTTTTATTGGTGTTTCATTTAAAAGAGGTCTTATAATTAAATTGGCGTTAATCTTTTCTGACAATTCTAAAATATACGGCTGTAAGTCCCTCGGGGGTCTTATAGAATAGATTAAATCAACATCTTCATATAAATTTATATTTGGATTAAATAAATCATCTTTATAGGCATTTAATCCCAACAATTTGGCTTTTTTAACAGCTTTTTCATTAATATCTACAACTATTAAATTGAAGTAATTATTTAGTTCTCTTGCAACATCAAATTTAAATCCAATTCCAACCTCAGTTATCTTTTTACAGTTGTTTTCTTCTGCAAAGTTTTTTATAAATTCAGTTATAACCTCTACATTCATTTTTCCACATTTTTGATTATCTTTTCAGCAATCTCCTCAACTTTTTTATAAACCTCGTTATCCTCTGGAAGATTCCATAAAGGAATACCTTTTAAATCATACTCAGCTATCTCCTTATTATAGGGCAGTTTTCCAATTAAATTTAAGCCAAGCTCTTTTGCATAGTTTTCAATCAGCCCCTCATACTCTGGTTTAACCTTATTTGCCACAACATAAATGTCTTTAAACTTAACCTCTAACTCATTAGCCAATTTTTTTATTCTTTTAGCAGTTCCTAAACCTCTTTTTGAAGCATCGGTTATAACAACCATAACATCTACATTTTGTGTTGTTCTCCTACTAAGATGCTCCAAACCTGCTTCAGTATCTATAATAACAAATTCATAATCCTTAGATAGGTTATCAATAATCTGTCTTAACCAGTTATTTACACTGCAATAGCAACCACTACCTTCAGGCCTTCCCATAACCAACAAATCATAATATTTTGTTTCAACCAATATTTCAAAAATCTTACTCCTCAAATAATCCAACTTAGTCATTCCTGCAGGTATTTCATCCTTTTCAACTAATTTTTTCAACTCTTCCCTAATATCTCCAACTGTTTTTTCTACATCAACTCCCAAAGTTTCAGGTAAATTTGAATCTGGGTCTGCATCAACAACTAAAATACTATTTGTGTTTTTAGATAATGCCTTAATTAATAAGGTTGTAAATGCTGTTTTTCCTACTCCTCCTTTTCCACTAACTGCAATAATCATTTTATGCCACCACGTAAAATATTTGAAGTTTATATTTCTTTTAGGTATTATGGTTATTAAATTATACTTAGGTATTTTATAAATGGTGATGCTTAATGTTATCAAAAAGACTTTTGGATTTTGAATCATTTGAAGTTATGGATATTTTGGCATTAGCTCAAAATTTAGAAAATGAAGGAAAAGACGTTATACATTTAGAGATAGGGGAGCCAGATTTCAATACTCCAAAACCTATTATTGATGAAGGAATTAAAGTTTTAAAAGAGGGGAATACTCATTATACAGACAGCAGAGGGATTTTAGAGTTGAGGGAAAAACTTAGTGAGTTATATAAAAACAAATATAATGTGGATGTAAATCCAAACAACATAGTTATTACTGGAGGTAGCTCATTAGGTTTGTTTTTTGCTTTATCTTCAATAATTGATGAAGGAGATGAGGTTTTAATTCAAAATCCGTGCTATCCATGCTATAAAAACTTCATTAGGTTTTTAGGGGCTAAGCCAGTATTTTGTGATTTTACAGTTGAAAGTTTAGAGAAAAACCTATCCAATAAAACTAAGGCGATAATAATAAATTCTCCATCAAATCCTTTGGGAGAGGTTATAAATAAAGATATTTACGAATTTGCCTATGAAAACATCCCATTCATTATCTCTGATGAAATCTACAACGGCTTAGTTTATGAAGGTAAATGTTATTCAACAATTGAGTTTGATGAACATTTAGAAAAAACCATTTTAATTAATGGATTTTCTAAGCTCTATGCTATGACCGGTTGGAGGTTAGGTTATGTTATGTCTAATGAAAAGATTATTGATGCAATTTTAAAATTACAGCAAAATCTATTTATCTCTGCCCCAACTGTATCTCAATATGCCGCATTAAAGGCTTTTGAAAAAGAAACTGAAAAAGAAGTAAACAATATGATAAAAGAATTTAATAGGAGGAGAAAATTAGTTTTAAAATATGTAAAAGATTTTGGATGGGAAATTAATAATCCTGTTGGAGCTTATTATGTATTTCCAAACATAGGAGAAGATGGGAGAGAGTTTGCCTACAAATTATTAAAGGAAAAATACGTTGCTTTAACTCCTGGAATAGGTTTTGGAGATAAAGGGAAAAACCATGTGAGGATCAGCTACGCCAACTCATATGAAAACATAAAAGAAGGTTTAGAAAGAATTAAAGAATTTTTAGACGAAAATGAAAGTAATTAATTTTATATTCCATTAAATATATAGTCAATTGTAAAAAAACACATTAACGGTGATATGAAATGGAAGAGATTTTAAAGAGAGTTTCCGATGTAGTTTGGGAACTACCTAAAGGTTATAAAGACTGCATGAGAGTTCCTGGAAGGATATATTTAAATGAAATCTTATTGGATGAGTTAGAGCCAGAGGTTTTAGAGCAAATAGCAAATGTTGCATGCCTACCTGGGATTTACAAATATTCAATTGCAATGCCTGATGTGCATTATGGTTATGGGTTTCCAATTGGTGGAGTAGCAGCTTTTGACCAGAGAGATGGAGTTATAAGCCCTGGAGGGGTTGGATTTGATATCAACTGCGGAGTTAGATTAATAAGAACAAATTTAACTAAGGAAGAGGTTCAGCCAAAAATAAAAGAACTCGTAAAAACTTTATTTAAAAATGTTCCTTCTGGATTGGGTAGTAAGGGAATTTTAAAGTTCAGTAAAAGTGTTATGGATGATGTTTT encodes:
- a CDS encoding pyridoxal phosphate-dependent aminotransferase, which translates into the protein MLSKRLLDFESFEVMDILALAQNLENEGKDVIHLEIGEPDFNTPKPIIDEGIKVLKEGNTHYTDSRGILELREKLSELYKNKYNVDVNPNNIVITGGSSLGLFFALSSIIDEGDEVLIQNPCYPCYKNFIRFLGAKPVFCDFTVESLEKNLSNKTKAIIINSPSNPLGEVINKDIYEFAYENIPFIISDEIYNGLVYEGKCYSTIEFDEHLEKTILINGFSKLYAMTGWRLGYVMSNEKIIDAILKLQQNLFISAPTVSQYAALKAFEKETEKEVNNMIKEFNRRRKLVLKYVKDFGWEINNPVGAYYVFPNIGEDGREFAYKLLKEKYVALTPGIGFGDKGKNHVRISYANSYENIKEGLERIKEFLDENESN
- a CDS encoding ThiF family adenylyltransferase, with amino-acid sequence MDVEEMEKMLKPRGEVSIIGCGRLGVRVTFDLLEVHRGGVEKVYVFDNAKIEENDVVHRRLGGKVGEYKVDFIKRFFGDRVEAFRENITKDNLHLIKGDVAIIAIAGGDTIPTTRAIINYCKERGIKTIGTNGVFGIEEKIKVCDAKYAKGPAKFLNLDEEGHIVVGTEKFIRDFEPITPYTLDEIAKRMVIECLRILWKKYYQS
- a CDS encoding 50S ribosomal protein L39e, producing MGSNKPLGKKLRLAKALKQNRRVPLFVVVKTKGKVRYHPKMRYWRRSKLKA
- a CDS encoding P-II family nitrogen regulator, coding for MKKVEAVIRPEKLEIVKKALSEAGYIGMTVSEVKGRGIQGGIVERYRGREYVVDLIPKVKIEMVVKEEDVDNVINIICENAKTGNPGDGKIFVIPIERVVRVRTGEENEKAI
- the amt gene encoding ammonium transporter, giving the protein MEGVDIFFFLWASSLIFFMKAGFLALEIGQFRAKNVAYHCVLKLLDLAAVFTGYLFIGYGIAYGLSNIFPLITGNFDVSLGAWWMKMVMFDAAAVTIISGGVAERIRILPYFIGALIVGGILYPMVEHLVWGGGFANLGINFHDYAGSGAVHLFGGLIGLIAAYVLGPRIDKYINGKPRAIPGHNIPIAVLGAFILAFGWYGFNIGSAIGVEDGVELVSVALATTMALAGGIIGGALSSKNDPLYAANGMCAGLVAVCSGADLFTPIGAFIVGILAGIQQPFTYRFIEEKLKIDDVCAIGPVHAMSGLIGVICAGIPFLLKKGAEVSFIGQVIGATVIVLVAIIGGLIIYKGLDLTIGLRVSEEEEKTGLDTAILKVTAYSEE
- a CDS encoding DUF7411 family protein, with the protein product MDVYVLFSGGKDSSLSAVILKKLGYNPNLITINFGVIPSYKLAEETAKILGFKHKIITLDRKIVEKAADMVVEHKYPSPAIQYIHKTVLEILADEYDLLADGTRRDDKVPKLSYSEVQSLEMRKNIQYITPLMGFGYKTLRHLANEFFILEEIKSGTKLSSDYEAEIRHILKERGINPEKYFPEHKQTRVVGLKKKI
- a CDS encoding ATP-binding protein, with protein sequence MIIAVSGKGGVGKTAFTTLLIKALSKNTNSILVVDADPDSNLPETLGVDVEKTVGDIREELKKLVEKDEIPAGMTKLDYLRSKIFEILVETKYYDLLVMGRPEGSGCYCSVNNWLRQIIDNLSKDYEFVIIDTEAGLEHLSRRTTQNVDVMVVITDASKRGLGTAKRIKKLANELEVKFKDIYVVANKVKPEYEGLIENYAKELGLNLIGKLPYNKEIAEYDLKGIPLWNLPEDNEVYKKVEEIAEKIIKNVEK
- a CDS encoding DNA-binding protein gives rise to the protein MDPEEIKRRKLLELQKKLAEQQQQEEALLEAKMQKRALLRKILTPEARERLERIRLARPEFAEAVEIQLIQLAQLGRLPIPLKDDEFKALLERIAAMTKKKRDIKIIRK
- a CDS encoding 30S ribosomal protein S19e, which codes for MVTVYDVPADKLIQKTAEKLKEMNIGVPPWVDFVKTGVSRERRPQQDDWWYIRCASILRKIYIYGPVGVSRLRTAYGGRKNRGHAPEHFYKGSGNIIRKALQELEKLGLVERTPEGRVITPKGRSFLDNIAKEVRDEIINEIPALAKY
- a CDS encoding UPF0146 family protein produces the protein MNVEVITEFIKNFAEENNCKKITEVGIGFKFDVARELNNYFNLIVVDINEKAVKKAKLLGLNAYKDDLFNPNINLYEDVDLIYSIRPPRDLQPYILELSEKINANLIIRPLLNETPIKELKLKNYKGEVFYIKE